A stretch of the Inquilinus sp. KBS0705 genome encodes the following:
- a CDS encoding S9 family peptidase has product MYGRFRSILIVIALIFACACKQNTVRQIAVSDFFKTPEKTFFKISPDGNYISYLKPYKDKQNIYIRSLVDGTEHMATTFTDYSVRDYTWTFSNQIVLTQDIIAVDEFRLYTLDVASLKLKSLLNLDKARIRILNRNRQNPDIITVAMNKRDPVNFDVYRLNVKTGDLQPYLLNPGNITKWYPDPDGSIRMVKVSDGVNESILYRPTESAGFTTIIKNNFKDRVEPIAFTGVAKNFYALSNVNRDKTALIEINAENGKQVKVVYQSDKADILDVSYSKNKRRLEMVSWEEAKPQKHFLDGDVEQLYKNLSGKIKGNNLEIVDRDSAENKFIIVSYTDKNPGSYYLYERSHDKLSKLGDINPEIHAEELCDMQPVAFKASDGMLINGYLTIPRNKDRNNLSVVVMPHDGIWGRDSWGYDAEVQFLANRGYAVFQVNYRGSAGYGKAFRNAGYKQVGGKIQQDITDGVQWLIANKIANPKKIAIFGGGFGGFSALYGVSFHPELYNCAIMKYGLINFFTYLKDAPPFFKPYLSMIYEMIGNPETDAEQLRAISPVFHTDKIKSPLLIFQGAKDPRANISELNQFVREIKKRNVPVTYRLKENERAYFKSEHNRLEMYSEIEKFLDTNMQVKR; this is encoded by the coding sequence CAATTTTAATAGTTATTGCCCTAATATTTGCGTGTGCATGTAAGCAAAACACGGTGCGGCAAATAGCTGTAAGCGATTTTTTTAAAACACCCGAAAAAACCTTTTTTAAGATATCGCCCGACGGGAATTACATCTCCTATTTAAAGCCTTATAAAGATAAGCAAAATATCTACATCCGGTCGTTAGTTGACGGTACCGAACACATGGCTACTACCTTTACCGATTACTCGGTACGTGACTACACCTGGACATTTAGTAATCAAATTGTACTAACACAGGATATTATTGCGGTAGATGAATTTCGGCTTTACACGCTTGATGTAGCGTCGCTAAAGCTAAAAAGCCTGCTCAATTTAGATAAGGCCCGCATACGTATACTAAATCGTAATCGCCAAAACCCTGATATTATTACCGTGGCTATGAACAAACGCGACCCGGTAAATTTTGATGTATACCGTTTAAACGTTAAAACCGGCGACTTGCAACCCTACCTGCTAAACCCCGGTAACATTACCAAATGGTACCCCGACCCAGATGGCAGTATACGCATGGTAAAGGTATCTGACGGGGTGAACGAAAGTATATTGTATCGCCCAACCGAAAGTGCCGGATTTACCACTATTATTAAAAATAACTTTAAAGACAGGGTAGAGCCTATTGCGTTTACAGGTGTTGCCAAAAATTTTTACGCGCTATCAAATGTAAACCGCGATAAAACTGCTCTGATAGAGATTAATGCCGAAAATGGCAAACAAGTAAAGGTAGTTTACCAAAGCGATAAGGCCGATATATTAGATGTAAGCTACTCTAAAAATAAACGTCGCTTAGAGATGGTATCATGGGAAGAGGCAAAACCGCAAAAGCATTTTTTAGATGGCGATGTAGAACAGCTTTATAAGAATTTGTCGGGGAAAATAAAGGGGAACAACCTTGAGATTGTTGACCGGGACAGTGCCGAGAATAAATTTATAATAGTAAGCTATACTGATAAAAACCCCGGATCGTATTACCTGTATGAACGTAGCCACGATAAGTTAAGCAAACTGGGCGATATAAACCCCGAGATACATGCTGAAGAATTATGCGATATGCAGCCGGTTGCTTTTAAGGCAAGCGATGGCATGCTGATAAACGGGTATCTTACCATCCCCAGGAATAAAGACAGGAACAATTTGTCTGTAGTAGTGATGCCGCACGACGGTATTTGGGGCCGCGATTCGTGGGGCTACGATGCCGAAGTGCAGTTTTTGGCTAACCGGGGTTATGCCGTTTTCCAGGTGAATTACCGTGGATCGGCGGGTTATGGCAAGGCTTTTCGTAATGCAGGCTATAAGCAGGTTGGCGGAAAGATACAGCAGGATATTACCGATGGGGTACAATGGTTAATAGCCAATAAAATAGCAAACCCTAAAAAGATAGCCATATTTGGTGGGGGTTTTGGTGGTTTCTCGGCATTATATGGTGTATCGTTCCATCCCGAATTGTACAATTGCGCTATAATGAAATATGGCCTGATCAACTTTTTTACCTATTTAAAGGATGCGCCGCCATTTTTTAAGCCGTATTTAAGCATGATATACGAGATGATTGGTAACCCCGAAACGGATGCCGAACAGTTAAGGGCAATATCGCCGGTGTTTCATACCGATAAAATTAAAAGTCCGCTGCTTATTTTTCAGGGAGCTAAAGATCCCCGTGCTAACATCAGCGAATTGAACCAGTTTGTTCGTGAGATAAAAAAACGTAATGTGCCGGTTACTTACCGCCTTAAAGAAAACGAACGCGCCTACTTTAAAAGCGAACACAACCGCTTAGAGATGTATAGCGAGATAGAAAAATTTCTGGACACCAATATGCAGGTTAAACGTTAA